Proteins encoded together in one Chroicocephalus ridibundus chromosome 13, bChrRid1.1, whole genome shotgun sequence window:
- the LOC134522987 gene encoding uncharacterized protein LOC134522987 → MAWAPLLLVVLAHVSGSLVQAAVTQTPPSVSADVGRTVTITCTGVSSSYGVGWFQQKEPGTAPVTVIYNSNNRPSGIPSRFSGSASGSTATLTITGVQAEDEAVYYCGSRDGSAGRHPGAPQGGGGWVLCLLCLGVSDPVGGAGGRDTAHVVQTCGVAGCSCLQNVSSCGRSFGPKLLGGTLSSPVGVPLWSLGSLPVQGRWPPSSGDRNGAQGPCVCVSCCPA, encoded by the exons ATGGCCTGGGCCCCTCTCCTCCTCGTGGTGCTCGCCCATGTCTCAG gttccCTGGTCCAGGCAGCGGTGACTCAGACGCCCCCCTCGGTGTCAGCCGACGTGGGAAGAACCGTCACGATCACCTGCACCGGGGTTAGCAGCAGCTATGGTGTTGGCTGGTTCCAGCAGAAGGAACCTGGCACTGCCCCTGTCACTGTGAtctacaacagcaacaacagacCCTCGGGCATCCCTTCGCGATTCTCCGGTTCTGCGTCTGGCTCCACGGCCACGTTAACCATCACTGGGGTCCAAGCGGAGGATGAGGCCGTCTATTACTGTGGTAGCAGGGACGGCAGTGCTGGTCGTCATCCAGGTGCCCCACAGGGTGGCGGTGGGTGGGTGCTCTGTCTGCTGTGCCTGGGTGTCAGCGATCCTGTCGGTGGTGCTGGAGGAAGGGACACAGCTCACGTAGTGCAGACCTGTGGTGTGGCCGGTTGCTCCTGCCTTCAAAATGTCTCGTCCTGTGGCCGGTCCTTTGGCCCAAAGTTGTTGGGAGGCACGCTGTCGTCACCTGTGGGTGTCCCGCTCTGGTCCCTGGGCTCGCTGCCAGTTCAGGGCCGATGGCCACCCTCCTCTGGTGACAGGAACGGCGCCCAAGGGCCCTGTGTCTGTGTGAGCTGCTGTCCCGCGTGA